The genomic window aaccccgtccctaacccatcacctaaccccgtctctaaccatctctaacccatcacctaaccccgtccctaacccatcacctaaccccgtctctaaccatctctaacccatcacctaaccccgtctctaacccatcacctaaccccgtctctaacccatcacctaaccccgtctctaaccatctctaacccatcacctaaccccgtctctaacccatcacctaaccccgtctctaaccatctctaacccatcacctaaccccgtctctaaccatctctaacccatcacctaacctcgtctctaaccatctctaacccatcacctaaccccgtctctaaccatctcttacccatcacctaaccccgtctctaaccatccctaacccatcacctaaccccgtctctaaccatctctaacccatcacctaaccccgtctctaacccatcacctaaccccgtctctaaccatctcttacccatcacctaaccccgtctctaaccatctctaacccatcacctaaccccgtctctaaccatctcttacccatcacctaaccccgtctctaaccatccctaacccatcacctaacccagtctctaaccatctctcacccatcacctaaccccgtctctaaccatctctaacccatcacctaaccccgtctctaacccatcacctaacccagtctctaaccatctctcacccatcacctaaccccgtctctaaccatctctaacccatcacctaaccccgtctctaacccatcacctaaccccgtctctaaccatctctaacccatcacctaaccccgtctctaaccatctctaacccatcacctaaccccgtctctaaccatctctaacccatcacctaaccccgtcTCTAACCCATCACCTGACCCAGTCTTTAACCAACCCTCTCTatttgtactgtactgtgtttTATATGCAGTCAGGTCGCTACTGGTTGAGGCTCCACCGTCAGGGTGTTTTTTAAAATAAAGTTTCTGTCCAATCAGGGGCCCAGAACCCCGCCAACGGCCAGCTCTTCAAGGAGCTGCTCCAGACGCCCAACTTCCGCATCACGGTGGTAGAAGAGAGCCACACGGTGGAGCTGTGTGGAGCCCTGAAGGTacgctcctgctcctcctcctcctcctcctactgctcctcctcctcctactgctcctcctcctcctactgctcctcctcctactgctcttcctcttcctcttcctcccctccccccctcccgtgGGAGCTGTGTGGAGCCCTGAAGGtaggctcctgctcctcctcttcctcctcctcctccccctcctcctctccctcctcctcctcctactgctcctcttcctcccctcccccctcccgtgGGAGCTGTGTGGAGCCCTGAAGGTCCGTACGTCTCTACCTAGCTGACCTAGCCCCTCCCACCCCAGGTCGTCCCATCCCCCACCTCGTGTGTATTTGATTGGGCGATCACGACCCTCCCTGATCACTGTCGTTGTCCGTGTCGTGGTCTCAAGGCGGTTCCAGCGGCTCCATCGGCGGCTCCGTCTCCTACGAGCTTCGCTTCGTCTATAATCCATACGAAGAGTTCTAAAGACTCACACTCTAATCAGACAGCTGGCCCAAAGAATCCCAGAACGCTCCTGAACTTGAATggcttcctctccctcccccagaaCATCGTGGCGGTAGGGGCGGGCTTCTGCGACGGCCTGGGCTTCGGCGACAACACCAAGGCGGCGGTGATCCGCCTGGGCCTGATGGAGATGGTGGCGTTCACCCGGCTCTTCTGCTCCGGCACCGTCTCCTCCGTCACCTTCCTGGAGAGCTGCGGCGTGGCGGACCTCATCACCACCTGCTACGGCGGCCGCAACCGCAAGGTGGCCGAGGCCTTCGTCAGGACCTCCAAGGTGAGGAGGCGAGGTACCGGGAGGTTAGGTACCAGGAGGTTATGTACCAGAAGGTTAGGAACCAGGAGGCGAGGTACCAGGAGGTTAGGTACCAGGAGGTTAGGTACCAGGAGGTTAGGCACCAGGAGGTTAGGCACCAGGAGGTTAGGCACCAGGAGGTTAGGCACCAGGAGGCGAGGTACCAGGaggtatatatacatatacatatctaTGTTAAAGTGTACATAATGACTGTGTATATGATGTATGTATCTCTCCATGTCAGTCCatcgaggagctggaggtggagatgcTGAACGGCCAGAAGCTGCAGGGACCCCAGACCTCTGCCGATGTCTACAAGATCCTGGTCAAGAAGGACATGGTCTCCAAGTGAGTGTTCTCCTTCACCCTAGGAGCCAAAGGGGCCGCTCCCCTCTCCCTGGAGCTTCAGCACTTTGGGCGCCTTCAAGCAGGCCTGAGAAAGGTTCAGTTAAAAGGTTAACGTTCTAGTCCCCACAGTCTGTATGGGTAGGCCTTCAGACCGTTTAGTTAAAAGGTTTTAACGTTCTAGTCCCTACAGTCTGTATGGGTAGGCCTTCAGACCGTTTAGTTAAAAGGTTTTAACCTTCTAGGCCCCACAGTCTGTATGGGTAGGCCTTCAGACTGTTTAGTTAAAAGGTTTTAACGCCCTAGTCCCCACATTCTGTATGGGTAGGCCTTCAGACTGTTTAGTTAAAAGGTTTTAACGCCCTAGTCCCCACATTCTGTATGGGTAGGCCTTCAGACCGTTTAGTTAAAAGGTTTTAACGTTCTAGTCCCCACAGTCTGTATGGGTAGGCCTTCAGACCGTTTAGTTAAAAGGTTTTAACGTTCTAGTCCCTACAGTCTGTAAGGCTAGGCCTTCAGACTGTTTAGTTAAAAGGTTTTAACGTTCTAGTCCCTACAGTCTGTATGGGTAGGCCTTCAGACCGTTTAGTTAAAAGGTTTTAACGTTCTAGTCCCCACAGTCTGTATGGGTAGGCCTTCAGACTGTTTAGTTAAAAGGTTTTAACATTCTAGTCCCTACAGTCTGTATGGGTAGGCCTTCAGACCGTTTAGTTAAAAGGTTTTAACATTCTAGTCCCCACAGTCTGTATGGGTAGGCCTTCAGACCGTTTAGTTAAAAGGTTTTAACATTCTAGTCCCCACAGTCTGTAAGGCTAGGCCTTCAGACCGTTTAGTTAAAGGTTTTAACATTCTAGTCCCTACAGTCTGTACGGCTAGGCCTTCAGACCGTTTAGTTAAAAGGTTTTAACATTCTAGTCCCTACAGTCTGTACGGCTAGGCATTCAGACCGTTTAGTTAAACGTTCAAGTCTGTACAGGGAGTCCTGTTAGGCTTTCAGACGGTTTAGTTAAAATGTTTTAACGTCGTAGTCTCTAGAGACTCTATCGGTAGTCCTGCTAGGCCTTCAGAAGACGTTTGCAGCGAAAGCGTCAGTGAACTTTCCTTTCGGATGAGGAAGTCTGTAACAAGAGTCTTTCCTTTGCAGGTTCCCACTTTTCTCCGCGGTCTACAAGATCTGCTTCGAGGGCAAGGAAGTGAAGGAGTTTGTCACATGTCTGCAGAACCACCCGGAACACATGTGACCACCACGACTCACCGCGATAGGCCAATGGGAGGCGTGATGACGCAAGGTTATAACCACTAAAGGAGAAGAGGAATGCTAATGATTGCATAACTCATAAAAAATCGAACAACTCACATTTAAAATGTCTTAAAATTGCCCGAAAAGGGTTGTTCTAGTTTTGTTAAGTTTGAGAAAAGGGGATGTACATTATATAAGCTTGTTTTAAAATAATTGATTGAAATTCATTTACATTGGCGCTGCGTGCCATTTACGCACGGTGCTAACTCCTAACACTGGGAATATTACTTTCTTGTTGGAAAGACATTAACGAGACGTTGATAAGACAGGTATTTCTTGGCAGAAAGACTGAATAAACATTGACTAGAACGATATTACCATTCAGGTATATTCCCTAGCGATACAATAgctgcaaacgcacacaaatatGAATTTGTTTGGAAGTCAACTTTTCATGGACATGTGTGTATCTTATCCATCTTATCCATCTTATCCATCTTATCCATCTTATCTatcttatctatctatctatctatgtggATGAGAATATATCCACACAATTGAGTACTTTACACCGATAGATTTAGTTGGAGTCGGATAGCATTTCATCTAGTTCCATAATATAGTCGTCTTACTTTGGATTTCAAGCAATCTTATTCTACAGAGAAAGTAGAAtttgcacatttttatttttgtaacctATGCACTGTTTAGCAAAATTTGTATCCCGATGTAATGTTTAGCACTTATATGTGGTTTTTATGTTGAATATCTTGAATGTGGGGGAAGCAGCCTTTCCCTTAGTAATTCGATTTCCCAATTCAAATAATTGATATGTATTAAATAAAAGTGTCTTCCTCAAAAAGTGTATTTTCTATTTAATGTTCCTTTTCGACACTAGATGGCGCCTCTTCCATAGCAGATGACGGCGCCCTTGTTCACTGTATAAAATACGTTCCGTCACAAAGGGGAGACGTGAAATACCCTGCGAAAGAGCAAAATAACTTAACATATATTTCCATTGAAAGATATCCTTTtgcgccctctctctttcctctctgcgGTGTTCTATCGCTTTAATAACCTGTCGTCTGCGTTAGTGTcaatgtctgtttgtttgttaccTGACCAGATGTGTGGcttctggctccgccccctgttGTCATGTCAGTTAAAATCCTCCGGACTTCAAAGTGTGTGCAGGTGCTTTGTGGCCTGAGGGGCGGAGCTACAGCATCTGTCATCACATGGTGTCAGTGTCTGATGACAGAGGAGTCTGacccggggagagagagagagtgacagagcgcTAAATCACTAAACAGTCATCTAACATCTGAATACATGACATTTTCCTGATTTCTTGCGAATCACTTCGCATGCTACTCAAGTTTACCCGATAGAGTTGTTGTCATGAACTGAAAAGTGTGCAATCAGAGTAACGGCGACAATATAATACTCTGGAGTAGCAAACATGAGAAAGCAACTAAATATCCCTGATAGTAATTGGAATGCATTTCTACAGCGctcttctaaccagtggccactcaaagcgctttacaatactgcccgacattcaccaattcatacgcacacacacacacacacatggcggagtcagccccgcagggcgacagccagctggtcaggagcaggcgtctcgctcagggacacctccacactcagctaggaggagccggggatcgaactagcaacctttactttacttttactTTACTTACTTTCACTCTATAACCACCGTGTACTCTCCACGATCACAACGCTCTGCGTCAGAGCTCTCAGAGCGTGTGTTcagacggctggtttaacctgtgcactcTGATTGCTTAACGCACCCCAGGCGTTCAGCCTCAGCCCGCCTCAGTCCAACCAGTCTGCCCCCCCAGGGCAGGTGGGGCTGCCCTggggggcagacacacacacaccccaccgtCACCCGGTTATTCACGCCCAAAAGGAAAATATGAAATGGAAACGTCAACCCGGAGCGGTGATTTACGGCGCGatcatcgtcttcatcatcatcatcctcccctATAATTCTCCCTGACAGGGCGCTGCAGGATTGGACACATATGATTGCAGCAGACACCctagggtgtgggggggggggggggggggggggtgtcttggTATGTGCATGGAGGCCACCCCGAACCAGCACGCACCTGACTCACGGTACGTGGTACACTGGTAATcatctgtgacacacacacacacacacacagatacacagtcacacacacacacacacacacacacacacacacacacacacacacacacacacacacacagagacagacacagtcacacacacacacacacacacacacacacacacagacacacacacacacacacacacacacacacacacacacacacacacacacacacagagacagacacagtcacacacacacacacacacacacacacacacacacacacacacacacacagacacacacacacacagacacacacacacacacacacacacacacacacagatacacagtcacacacacacacacacacacacagacacacacacacacacacacacacacacacacacagatacacagtcacacacacacacacacacacacacagatacacagtcacacacacacacacacacacacacacacacacacacacacacacacacacacagatacacagtcacacacacacacacacacacacacacacacacacacacacacacacacacacagatacacagtcacacacacacacacacacacacacacacacacacacacacagacacagacacagacacacacacacagacacagacacaggcacacacagacacacacacacacacacacacacacacacacacacacacacacacacacacacacacagagacagacacagacacacacacacacacacacacacacacacacacacacacacacacacacacacatacacacacacacaaaactcaacacacagatacacacacacacacacacacacacacacacacacaggaggactcgccacacgtgtgtgtgtgtgtgtgtgtgtgtgtgtgtgtgtgtgtgtgtgtatgtttgcgtgtgtgtgtgtgtgtgtgcgtgtatctgtgtgtgttgagtgttgagtgtgcgtatgtgtatctgtgtgtgtgtgtatctgtgtgtgctgagtgttgagtgtgtgtgtgtaggtgcgtgtTTGGGATGTTTGTCGGGAAGGGGTGAAATAACTCATACGACAAGTGGCTAATTACAGGGAGTCAATCGCtctctaatacacacacacacacacacacaccaacacacacacaaacacacacacacacacacacacacacacaccaacacacacacaaacacacacacacacacacacactaatacacgcACTAACATGCATTCCAACACACCATAGCACACCCCAACGCAAACACATTCTAACACACGCCACCTAATCCACACAGTCAGTGTCTATTAATACACACTGACTGTCAGTCAATTAGAAGTCATTCAGGATGACTTCTAATTGACTGACACTGACTGAGACGGAGGGATCCCAGAGCCCTGACACCCCCACcggagcacctcctcctccctctggagCTGACACACGACCAGTCACACTGAGCTGACCTCAGTgtgacctcctctcctcctcctcctcctcctcctcctcctcctcctcctccccctcctcctcctcctcctcctcctctcctctcctcctcctcctcctcatcctcgtctcctcctctctctcctcctcctcctcctcctcctctcctctcctcatcctcgtctcctcctctctctcctcctcctcctcctcctcctcctctctctcctcctcctcctcctctcctcctcctcctcctcctctcctccccccctcctcctcatcctcctccccctcctcctcatcctcgtctcctcctctcctcctcctcctcctctcctcctcctccccctcctccccctcctcctcctcctcctcctcctcctcctctctctcctcctcctcctcctctcctcctctccccctcctcctcctcctcctcctcctctcctcctctccccctcctcccctcctcctctcctcaactctactcctctcctctctcctctcctcccttcctccttctctcctctcctcccttgttctcccccccccccccacacacacaaactcatataGAGAAACTTTTCAAAACCGTACAATGGGTATACGATATAATATCTAACTCTCCATATTTAACATCTAACTTTTTAACTACCTACAGTATATGTACCTGTCACTACAGTGATATGAGTGGACAGTGTTTTTCCAGATaggaattcattcattcataagaGGCTCAGTGACGAGGTGTGACCAaagacacaccaaaacacacagaacaacccccccccccccccccacacacacacacacacacacacacacacacacacacacacacacacacacgtacacacacacacacacacacacacacacacacacacacacacacacacacaccctctctctaaGTGGACCAGTCGTTATACTCTCATTCAAACCATCCTGCTTTGTGATTCTTGATATGATTCTTTGACATGATCTGAAGGTGGGGAGAGAGTACATGAACCTTTAGTCATCTAGCTAGAGCAGGCTGAAGAGCCCTTGACCTGAGTCGCCAGCTGGAGCAAACGACTTACGATAAGGCCAACTGTCAGAAGCAAGAGAAACAACAGTATCTCgctgcttttgataaaagcatctgctaaaagaCTAACATgtagatgtaaatgtaaaagCTTAAGAACACTCCAAGCTTTTCTATGCGTGTTTTGCAATTTTTTTTCCAAGTGATGCAGAAAGTGGGCGGAGTTAGCTCGGGAATCAGAGGTTGGTACAATATCGTTTGGGTTATCGCCAActcttttattcaaagcgaccattcattcactcattcacgccccgacggcggagtcgacccctcagggcgacagccagctcgtcaggagcagtcagggtctcgctcagagacacctcgacGCGCTGAGGAATGCATTAGTCTGTCAGCAGACAAACACTCCAAGACCAGGACATTGTGTCATGTTGTCATCCCCAGGACAAtgattagtctctctctctctctctctctccctcccccctctctctctcgctctcttctgtctgtctgtctgtctgtctgtctgtctgtctgtctgtctgtctgtctgtctgtctgtctgtctgtctgtctgtctgcctgtctgtctgcctctctctctctctctctctctctctctctctctctctctctctctctctctctctctctctctctctctctctctctctctctgagggtgaGCTTAGTGCAGAGGAATGCGAAGCCACGCTGGAATTCCGGGAGAAATGGTTGCATTCCCAAACCACAAGGAATGCGccctggaggggagggaggaggagagaggaggggaggagaggagagaggaaaggaggagaggagagactcGATTTTCCCCTGGCTGCTGTCACTCACTCTTTTGTTTTTCACATATTTTCCAGGATTCAACCACCAGAAATGTCCCGACGGTTTATCAACAACACGCCGAATAAATGAAACGATGTCCCTGCAAAGGATTCTGGGTAGTCTCAGCGGAGAACTGGCAGAACTTACAACCAAGACACACCTGTAATCACACAAGTGTTGCGTGTTTAATACCTTCTGAAAGTTTATTATATAGTGTAGGTGGTATTAAATGCAAAATATTATGTTTTGCATTTAATACCACCTACACtatacattatatttattttatgtacaAATAACCTAAACGCCCGTCAGCGtcggagagacagcgagaggagCACGTGCTGCCCCAGCTTCATAAACACCGTGACCGCTCTGCGAGCATCTGCTAGTGACGTCATGcagaacgccccccccccccgcgtgtCTATTATTTACCGTCTCCACTCGACCAGTCCCGTCTGAgcacgctctctccctctctccctacgtCTCCGCGTGCCTGACTTCCAAGCCTGCTGAAGCGCGTGCGTGTTTGGAGTTGACAGCGTGTTTGCcttggtgtgtgcgcgtgagtttCTAAGAGGCGTCTATCGGAGGAAGTCGGACCGGGGACTCTCTCGAGCAGGGACCGCTCGGGACTCACGCGGA from Gadus macrocephalus chromosome 4, ASM3116895v1 includes these protein-coding regions:
- the LOC132456522 gene encoding glycerol-3-phosphate dehydrogenase [NAD(+)], cytoplasmic-like, producing MPGMKVCIIGSGNWGSVIAKIVGHNVKGNNRFEPVVKMWVYEELIDGRNLTDIINSEHENVKYLPGHKLPGNVVAVPDITEAVKGAKVLIFVIPHQFIQRLCEQMKPHVAPGAIGISLIKGIDSGPSGLRLISDLIRESLEADVSVLMGANIANEVADQKFCETTIGAQNPANGQLFKELLQTPNFRITVVEESHTVELCGALKNIVAVGAGFCDGLGFGDNTKAAVIRLGLMEMVAFTRLFCSGTVSSVTFLESCGVADLITTCYGGRNRKVAEAFVRTSKSIEELEVEMLNGQKLQGPQTSADVYKILVKKDMVSKFPLFSAVYKICFEGKEVKEFVTCLQNHPEHM